The region CTTCTGGTATTCACCAGACTGAATACGGGTCCACCATTCCTTGTTATTCAGATACCACTGAATAGTTTCCTTAATGCCGGTTTCAAAAGTGTGCTTAGGCTTCCAGCCCAGCTCATTCGTAATCTTCGTTGGATCAATGCCATAACGGCGGTCATGTCCGAGGCGGTCCTGAACATACGTAATCAGCGAGTCTGGCTTGCCGAGCTCTTGAAGCACAGTATTCACAATATGCACATTCGTCCGCTCATTGTTGCCGCCGATGTTGTACACCTCGCCATTCCCGCCTTCATGAATAACCAGATCAATTGCGCTGCAGTGATCTTCAACATACAGCCAGTCACGGATATTCATTCCGTCTCCATACACAGGCAAAGCCTGATCTGCCAACGCACGCGAGATCATCAGCGGAATCAGTTTCTCCGGGAACTGATAAGGACCGTAGTTATTAGAGCAGCGGGTGATGTTAACAGGCAAACCGAAGGTTTCGTTGTAAGCACGCACCAGTAAATCTCCGCCTGCTTTACTTGCAGAATACGGGCTGTTAGGCGTCAGCGGTGTTTCTTCCGTGAACAGACCTGTAGCGCCAAGCGATCCATAGACCTCATCCGTGGACACTTGAACGAACTTAGTCACACTATATTTCTTAGCCGCATCCAGTAGCACTTGAGTACCCAGCACATTCGTCTTCACAAACACTTCCGGCTCCAAAATACTCCGATCCACATGCGACTCCGCCGCAAAGTTAACAACCACATCCACGCCATCACCGATCAGCTTATCCATCGCTGCTACATCGGTAATATCCGCCTTCACAAACGTATAGTTAGGATGATTCTCAACAGATTTCAAGTTCTCCAGATTCCCCGCATACGTCAACGCATCTACATTGACGATGCGGTAATCTGGGTGTTGCTGAAGCATATATATTACGAAATTACTGCCGATGAAGCCTGCTCCGCCGGTAACTAGAAGTTTCATATCCCAAACCCACCCTTTATACATGATTGATACTTTCTAATTAATATCCCTTGAGATAGCTAATCTTTTTTTAGTATTAGTAAAGATTCAATTCTGATCCTTATTAATTAGGTAAGCTAATCTTTTCTGATTAACCTAAATTCGCTGTCGTCCATTTCCCAGACATACGGATCATTCATAGTATGCCACGGTCGCTCTTAAGGTAATAACATTCGTCAATTTATATACGACTTGTGTTTTGCAAAAACCTTACAAAATCCATACGCCCCCGCCTAGGCACAAGCAGCAGCGCTTAGTAAATTCCTCAGGATAACCCCGACCTATTGTCTGAATGGAGGAGAGTTGCGGCGAATATCCAAAAATTAAATCATATATCGCCCCGTTAATCACACGAATTAGCCGGGTTTGTGATTTCGGATTCAGCTGGTAACACAGTTGACGTAATGGTAATGAAAGAGATTGATTGTCTTGGATAACTTAAAGTTAATTCTGGCTTTATACATAATTTCTTCATTATAGCTCTCCATAAAAAGAACGGCTATCACCATGGACACCGGCTTCAGAACCTTAGCGATCTAAACAAATGCACCCGTCAACCTATAATTTCAATAACAAAATTCTCACTTAATATCTATCTTGTGCCAGATTGTGAGCTTTGGCTAATGAAACCCGTTTACCAGCCACCTTTAAGTACAACGAAACGTCAATTCTCTACAATTAATATATGCATTATTAACATCAGTGTTTTTACACTACTAAATTACTTCATTATCAAAAGATCAAAAGCTTAGACAATTTCCTCAGATTCATCTTGGACTTTACAAGACAATTATACCCCATTTCTCGAACACTTCCTAAAAAATCGCTACATCTCCCCCATGTGTTCTTCATCGGTGACAATATGGATATATTTTATATAATCTTACAGAAAATCCTTGGACACTTTCCTACGGGAAGAAGATCTTTATTTGTAACCTAGGTTAACAGATCCAAGCATGAGCCCGTCCTCCATCAAAAATTATTTGTTTCACACTTCCTCCTTTAATAAATCATTTCTACTTTGATGTTTGACATCATACTTTTTCAAGAATAAATTAAGCAAGGTCTTAATTAATAGCCAATTTCCTTTTATAGGACTGATTTTCGTTGGGATTTTCCCCCTTGGATATGAACGCGAAACAGGAATTTCTGTTACTTTATACCCTAGTTTTGGGGCTTGAACGGATAGATATCCAAGTAACTCATATGTTTCAAATATATCTCTGAAAGGCTGCACTTTATGATCCAAAAGAAAGTCTAAAGAATGTGCTCTGAATCCATTAGTTGTGTCAGTATAATGGAATCCAGAAATCAGTGAAATAAAGGGTGCATGTATAAGCTTGATAGCTAATTTTCTGCTTAAAGGAGTATTAACCTCAGTACCTCCCGGTACATAACGTGAACCTTGCACGAAGTCATACCCATCCTCAAGTTTTTTGATAAATTCAGGAATATCCTCCACACTGTCTTTATTATTACCATCCACTGTAATAACACCCGAATATTGTTCGTTAATTGCATACGAAAACCCCATCCGCAATTGGGCACTTAGTTTGCCTTTATCCTGTTTGGTCAGAAGAGCCCGTACATTCATTTCTAATAGAAATGAATCTGCTAATGATCCATCTGTACTGCCTCCATCAAGAATAATTATATCTACAACTTCAGAAAATCCTTTTAGTTTGGCCAACTGCTTTTGAATTTTTGCGCCTTCATTGATAACAGGAATGCACACACAGTATTTGTTCGCTTTAGGCTTATATTCAGTAAGCTTAAAAGCGGGTATTTTCCATTCCCCGTTTAACATAAATTAATTAGCTCCTTCATTAGTTGTAGATCGCCATCGCGTATGACAAAGCTTTTTCAACGCTCTCAACATTATTATTTAAAAGATTATCCTTCATTTCGATAGAGACCCAATTTGAATAACCTAAAGTCTTAAGAGCATGAGCAATTTTCACATGAGAAGTAGGATTTAAACCGATAAGGTTAAGATATGGTTCACTAATGTGGAAATGATTCAAATAAGGGAAACCTTCCTCAATAGCAGCAAAAATATTCTCTTCATTTAAAATAAGCGCTCCTGAATCTAAATGCAATTTAAAGCTAGGGTTTGCTACCTCCCGGACCAGTGAAACCGCATCACTTGTGTTAGTGATAAAGTCACAACCGTACTGGACAGGATTAGGCTCAATACAAAAAACAACATTGTTTTTCGTTGCTTCGGCTCCTAAATCATTAAAAAAAGGGATAGCTATTTCAAATTGTTCCTTCTTCGATAACTCCCCTGCCAACCTATTTTTAGGAGATCCAAACACAAGTGATTTAATACCCATCTTTCCGGATAATTGAATTATCCCAGTCAAGTACTTAAGCATTTCCTCGCGCACTTCTTTGGAAAATAGATTCAGGTGGCTACGGCCGAATAGTAGGGATTGCATAGCAACTAGTTCTATTCCTTTATGCGCCCAATCTTCTCTAACTTTCTCAGCTTCAATATCAGAAACATCTAAAGGGTTTGTCCAAATTTTCGTAGGTGCAACCTCGATTCCTTTAACACCCAGTTCATTAAGCAGAGCTATTACACTTATATCTTCTTTTGAGTCCCAAGCAATATTAGAAATTGATAGATTCATCTATAATCCTCTTCTCTCGCTCAATAAATTCAGATATTTCAGAAAGAACAATTTCCTTGGATGCTAAATATCCTTGGTTTGGCTCTGAAGTAAACAAAGAGGCGTGCTTACTAAGCATATTGTAATAGACAGGTTTTTTTTCCGTTTCATTCACAAAAGATACACCCGCAGATCCTGCTATTTCCGAAGCACTGACTGGTTCTGTCGCAAAATTCACTAACGAGAGTGAATTGTTCAGCGCAATTTGAATATCATTCCATAAGCGATCCATATTATAAAATTGAAATTCTGATTGATAGTGGGTTAAATCTAAAGTATTTGTATGGATCAAATCAAAAATAAAATTCTTTTTTAGCCCCTTACCAAATAGTCCTGGAAGTCTAATAATCAAATGATTATCGAAGTTATCCACTACAAACTGCTCCAAATAAAAACGATGACGGCCATAAGGTTCCGTTTTGTCCGGTTCAATTATTGAATCTTCATCTACATTAACTGGATTCATATATACATCGACTGTAGAAATCAAAATAAATTTCTCTGCCTTCACATTTCTTAAAGAGCTAATTAATTTATTTATATTATCGATATCTTCTTGAGGAGCTTTATTAGCTTTCCATTTCACTGCTGGTGCCGCTGCACAAACAACAACTCTGTATTCTTTATTTTGTATTGTTTCAATATTCGAAGAGTTATACAAATCATCAAAATCAGTTTGGGTTAGCAGCGTTTGGCCCACAAAACCTGTATAACCTACAAGACAACTTTTATTCATTGAGAATCCTCCTGATTATTGATTTGAAACACTTTCTCTATCTTGAACTAATTCTAAACGTGCTTTCTTTTCCTTATACATTTCTACAGATTTCGTACTGTAGAAGGGACGATTCTGTATTTCAATTAAGATTCTCGACGTATATTCCCCAATAATTCCACCTATAAAGAATAATCCAGCAAATCCCAATGAAATCAAAATCATTAATGTTGTCCAGCCTTCTACTAACGATTGATTAAATAAATAATTATAAAAAGCGTATCCCCCCATAAACAATGAGAAAATAAAAAATACAAATGTAAGTAAATGAGCAGCTCTTAAACCAAAGTGTGAAAAGGATACCAGTGCATCCATGGCAAGGGATATATTTTCGCGATTGACCGCTCTACCTTTTCTTTTATTAATTGCATCGTACTGAATTAACGTTTTAGAATACCCAGTTAACTCATAAAGTGCCTTCCGATATCGAACGCGTTCCTTTAAATTTTGCATAGAGTTCAGCGCACGACGAGTAACCAAGCGCACAGTCTCAGTAGAAAGGGAAACGTTCAAATAGGAGAGTTTATTTAAAAGTTTATAAAATGTTTTAGATTTCCAATCTGCTTCTCCGGAAGAAGCAACAACAATATCAAAACCCTTACCGGTAGAAGTTTTAAACATTTCATATAGTAATTCTGTATCAAAATCAATAGATAGTGATTCTATTTCAAACACAAAATCACCCATAGACTTATTTAAGCCCGCCATCATAGCATGCTCTACACCATGCTTGCGCGACAAGTTAATGATAGTTGTATCACCGTATATATTTTTCATGACATTATGCATACATTCTAATGTACCATCAGAACTGAAATCATTAACTAATATAATTTCATAATTTTTAAAGTGATTCATCATCGTATTATCAATTTGAACTAATACAGTCTCAACATCTCGTTCGTTATTATGTGCATAAAGAACTACTGACACAAAAACCTGTTCTTTCATAACACTTCCTCCAAATCATATATTGTATTAAACTTTCCAGAAAAGACAGATAAAAATCTAGGACTTTCCGAAAACTCTTTAATTACAGTCGGACGAGAATCATCAAGTTCAGATGCACTAATCAGAGCTTTCACAGCATATAAGGATTTCCTTTGTTGAATTTCTATTTCTGGGATCAAATATTTTTTAGCCAATTGATGCATCCTGATCCAAGCAGAATCCGGTTTAGCAAAACAAAAATTGCAATTTGCTAATTGGTTGGGAGTACAATTGGGATTAAACTGCTGACAAGACAATTCAGGCAAAGCGCTGAACGAAGATTCATGTGGGGTATGCCCCACTGAAGTTAAAGAGTGATAACCGCTTTCTCCAAAAGGCATTAAAGAGAAGAAAGGACCATCCATAACTGTAATTCCGACATTTTTCACATTATCTGTAACTTCGGTCATAATAACTTCACAGATCTCATATTTAGTAGTAAATAATTCATAATCAAACTTACGGAGAATTTGGTTAATGCTAGCATAAGTAGCATTGAGTATATTTGAGGCAGTACTTATTGTTCCATCACTGAAATCAAGGACAAACTGATTTTCGAACTCACTAACCCTTTCTAGAACTTTATTGAAGTGTAAATGGACGTTCTTGAATTTACCTAACTCATTCATATACCAGTCTCGAATAATATTCGCATCATAGCTATACTCTAGTGTCTCGAATGTAGCTTCCACTGTTCCGTTTTTAAAGTATGCCTTACTGTTTATCTCAGATGCAGGTATGTCCACATATTCGCAGAAGTTAAGAAATTGCTCTGCATTAGTGAGCGAGTCATTAGCGGATATAGCATATACCTTCTTGAATCTATTATTAATAGAAAACGAAAAATCCTTAACAAACCGCTCATAATAATGAGCTGATTTGCTTGCAGTCGAGACACTCCGCGGATAATGATATCCGTTATGCACTCTAGCTTGATTAATAAAACTTGCTCGTTGTAATGGTTTGTCATCAATCTCCATCACTGCAACATTCAGGTCTCTTTTAGCCAATAAATGCGCAGCGTACAAACCATATATTCCAGCACCGAAAATCACATAATCATAATTCAAAAAAGTCAATTCCTTTCTATAATTTACTCAAGGTACAATTTCATTTGAATATAATCAGTGTTCCTACTATTAATAGTATTATCCCTAATATTTTTGAACCTGTGATAGGTTCATGAAATATTAAAATGGAGACTGTTACAATACCTAATGTAGTCAATGCTTGTGACACAGGAGAAATCCTACCGAGTTCTCCACGAGATAACGCAAAGATATAGAAGATAAAACTTACCCCGTACATGATAGCCCCTGACCATAAAAAAGGAGAGGCAATCATTTTACTAACCGCACTGATACTTAATCCATCTAGACTTATAAGATTAATCCCATGTTTCAATGCAATTTGAGCAATAATATTAAAAACCATCGCGAGAATCAATAAAAAAATAAGCATTTAAGTCTCCTAATATTCGACATATAATTAATTCTAGAGCTATTATACTTCATTTAATGGACATTTGGTTATGCTATAAGCACTTTTTCATTCCAATTATAGACATATAAATCTATTTTACTTCGAATGATGAAATCGGATTAACAACCTCTCTATCAAGATATACATGTATCCATTGTGAACCCATGTTTTCCAAGTAGGATATTGAATACATCTCACCAT is a window of Paenibacillus sp. FSL H3-0469 DNA encoding:
- the rfbB gene encoding dTDP-glucose 4,6-dehydratase — protein: MKLLVTGGAGFIGSNFVIYMLQQHPDYRIVNVDALTYAGNLENLKSVENHPNYTFVKADITDVAAMDKLIGDGVDVVVNFAAESHVDRSILEPEVFVKTNVLGTQVLLDAAKKYSVTKFVQVSTDEVYGSLGATGLFTEETPLTPNSPYSASKAGGDLLVRAYNETFGLPVNITRCSNNYGPYQFPEKLIPLMISRALADQALPVYGDGMNIRDWLYVEDHCSAIDLVIHEGGNGEVYNIGGNNERTNVHIVNTVLQELGKPDSLITYVQDRLGHDRRYGIDPTKITNELGWKPKHTFETGIKETIQWYLNNKEWWTRIQSGEYQKYAALQYGSRLGDSL
- a CDS encoding glycosyltransferase family 2 protein, with amino-acid sequence MLNGEWKIPAFKLTEYKPKANKYCVCIPVINEGAKIQKQLAKLKGFSEVVDIIILDGGSTDGSLADSFLLEMNVRALLTKQDKGKLSAQLRMGFSYAINEQYSGVITVDGNNKDSVEDIPEFIKKLEDGYDFVQGSRYVPGGTEVNTPLSRKLAIKLIHAPFISLISGFHYTDTTNGFRAHSLDFLLDHKVQPFRDIFETYELLGYLSVQAPKLGYKVTEIPVSRSYPRGKIPTKISPIKGNWLLIKTLLNLFLKKYDVKHQSRNDLLKEEV
- a CDS encoding sugar phosphate isomerase/epimerase family protein, coding for MNLSISNIAWDSKEDISVIALLNELGVKGIEVAPTKIWTNPLDVSDIEAEKVREDWAHKGIELVAMQSLLFGRSHLNLFSKEVREEMLKYLTGIIQLSGKMGIKSLVFGSPKNRLAGELSKKEQFEIAIPFFNDLGAEATKNNVVFCIEPNPVQYGCDFITNTSDAVSLVREVANPSFKLHLDSGALILNEENIFAAIEEGFPYLNHFHISEPYLNLIGLNPTSHVKIAHALKTLGYSNWVSIEMKDNLLNNNVESVEKALSYAMAIYN
- a CDS encoding NAD-dependent epimerase/dehydratase family protein produces the protein MNKSCLVGYTGFVGQTLLTQTDFDDLYNSSNIETIQNKEYRVVVCAAAPAVKWKANKAPQEDIDNINKLISSLRNVKAEKFILISTVDVYMNPVNVDEDSIIEPDKTEPYGRHRFYLEQFVVDNFDNHLIIRLPGLFGKGLKKNFIFDLIHTNTLDLTHYQSEFQFYNMDRLWNDIQIALNNSLSLVNFATEPVSASEIAGSAGVSFVNETEKKPVYYNMLSKHASLFTSEPNQGYLASKEIVLSEISEFIEREKRIIDESINF
- a CDS encoding glycosyltransferase; this translates as MKEQVFVSVVLYAHNNERDVETVLVQIDNTMMNHFKNYEIILVNDFSSDGTLECMHNVMKNIYGDTTIINLSRKHGVEHAMMAGLNKSMGDFVFEIESLSIDFDTELLYEMFKTSTGKGFDIVVASSGEADWKSKTFYKLLNKLSYLNVSLSTETVRLVTRRALNSMQNLKERVRYRKALYELTGYSKTLIQYDAINKRKGRAVNRENISLAMDALVSFSHFGLRAAHLLTFVFFIFSLFMGGYAFYNYLFNQSLVEGWTTLMILISLGFAGLFFIGGIIGEYTSRILIEIQNRPFYSTKSVEMYKEKKARLELVQDRESVSNQ
- a CDS encoding FAD-dependent oxidoreductase → MNYDYVIFGAGIYGLYAAHLLAKRDLNVAVMEIDDKPLQRASFINQARVHNGYHYPRSVSTASKSAHYYERFVKDFSFSINNRFKKVYAISANDSLTNAEQFLNFCEYVDIPASEINSKAYFKNGTVEATFETLEYSYDANIIRDWYMNELGKFKNVHLHFNKVLERVSEFENQFVLDFSDGTISTASNILNATYASINQILRKFDYELFTTKYEICEVIMTEVTDNVKNVGITVMDGPFFSLMPFGESGYHSLTSVGHTPHESSFSALPELSCQQFNPNCTPNQLANCNFCFAKPDSAWIRMHQLAKKYLIPEIEIQQRKSLYAVKALISASELDDSRPTVIKEFSESPRFLSVFSGKFNTIYDLEEVL